Below is a genomic region from Raphanus sativus cultivar WK10039 chromosome 4, ASM80110v3, whole genome shotgun sequence.
CTTATGTCACAGCCTGCTTCGGTCGCTTGACCGAGGCTAATGATGTTGCTTCTTAGATAAGGTATGTAGTATACATCAGATAGTAGCTTCTTCTCACCATCTTGACTGACAAATATGATAGATCCTTTTCCTCTGATATCTATTCTCGAATCATCGCCGAAACGAACCTTGCCACTGATCGTAGTGTCTAGGTACTTGAAGTAGTCTTTGTTACCCTTCATATGATTGGATGCCCCGTTGTCCAAGTACCACACTCTGTCTCCGTCACTGTTTGAATCAAACTCCTTGGGTCGCACGTTTCTCTCGTTCAAGTACACTATCTCGTGCATCATCAAAGCATCTGCTGCCTCCGTGTCTTCCTCCTTTGTTTCCTGTGTCTCCTGCAACTTGAGAAGTCTATCAGGACATGTCGCTGCAAAGTGACCTTGTTTGTCACATCTAAAGCATGTAACTCGTGTTGCATCTCGGTTATCCCAGTAAGACTTTGCTGCGTCTTTGTTTTCCCAATAAGGTCTCGATGTATCTCTGTTTTCCCAGTTTGAGGATCTTCCACGACCTCTTCCACGGTTATTATATCTTCCTCCTCGGCCTCTTCCTCTATAGTCTCCTTGATGGTCTCGATGTGATTCCATGTTAGCATACATTAACTTGTTTTGAtgatcttcatcttcatcttcacaTATGCGTTCTTCATATGCTTTTAGTCGTCCAACGATGTCTTCAAAACTAGTCTTCTTGAGGTCAAGGAGTTGCTCGATAGAGGCGACCATGTGAATGAATTTTTTTCTTGGTAAGCTCTTGAGAAACTTCTTAACCATCTTAGGTTCCTCTATTGTTTCACCCAAAGCAGCTGACTTTGATGCAATTTCAGACATCTTCCCAACTAAGTCGTCTATACTATCTCCATCCTTCATCTTGAGGCGGTCAAACTCAGATTCAAGGGTTTGCAGTCTCGCTTCCCTTACCCTCTCTGCACCAATATGCCGTCCTTTAATTGATTCCCAAACTTTCTTGCCTGTCCCCAAGTTTCCGATTTGAAGAACCAATGATTCCGGTATTGATTGCAATAGCAAACCTATTGCCATTACGTTTTTGTCGGTATCATCTGATTCATTCTCCACCACCTCCCATACCTTATGAATTTGAAGCAATATTTTCATACGCATAGACCACACGGTATAGTTAGTGGCAGTTAACATCGGACACCGTATCGTGGATGATCCATCTTCTTTTGGTTTCGCCACAATTGTCGACAGATCCCCCATTGTTGCTCTCTCTTCTTATTCCTgtcgctctgataccaaatctAGTCTCAGAACTCGTTAACAAGACACAAGaaagaaactcttctttattAACTCTCTTAAGGAAAGACTCAAAAACCTTAAGCTCCACAAACTCAACGACTCTAAAAACTCTTAAAGGTATGCAACACTCTTGCACCTCTTTATATAGATATCTCAAATCCTAAACTCAATAAGAAAACACTTTCTTAAGTATATCTCAAATAGGATAAACATAACTTGTACTCCAAGTTAATCTTCATGTTTATCTACAACAGACCTCGGCTCTAACTCTGCTTGGTCCACGCCGTTCGTCGGCGCTCCGTCTAGTCCCAGCCGTGGAGCACCGCCGGGTTATTTCTTCAGCGAACCGTCGAGTCCCATTCATTTCTTCATGTGCTCTGCTGCTCCGTCGGAGAATAATACGAAGCTCGACTCGTCTACTCCCGGCGACTCCGAGTTCGAGTTCTCGTCTCGTTTGTCTTCCAGCAGCAGCGGTCCTATAGGCGGCGTACCGATGACCTCCGCGGAGGAGCTCTTCCCCAACGGTCTGATCAAGCCGATGAAGCTCTCTTCAAGTTCAACCCACCTCCAACGGCCTCAGATCTTAGCGCCGCTTCTAGATcttgaaacagaggaagaagaggcgTTACGAGACGGTGGTGTGAATAGGCGAGGGAGAGATCTGAAGTTGAGAAGCGGAACTGTTCAGTGGAGccaagaggaggaagaggtgaAGGAGTGTATACGGAAGCTACCGGAAGATTACGAGGACGAAACCAAGAATAACAAAACTGAAACGGCGCCGTCTTGTTCTCGTTCGTCGTCTTACGGTAGGAACTCGAAGAAATGGATCTTCCTCAAGGATCTGCTCCACCGGAGCAAAAGCGAAGGTAGAGGAAACGGCAAGGAGAAGCTCTGGTCAAACGTTTCATTCTCTCCGGTCAATCTCAAAGAGAAGAAACTCAAATCAGAGGACGCAGCAGCCGTCGAGAGACAGAAACAACCACCACCGGCGAAAAGATCTCCGATCACCGGCAAACCAACTAATGGAATAGCGAATCGGCGAGGAGTGCAGCCGTCGGCCCACGAGCTGCATTACACAACGAACAGAGCTCAAGCAGAGGAGATGAAGATGAGGACATACTTGCCGTACAGGCATGGACTCTTCGGCTGCTTAGGGTTCAGTTCCAAAGGTTATAGTGCCTTTAACGGTTTAGCCCGAAGCTTAAACCCGGTTTCATCCGGTTAAATTGCAGTTCAAGTCGTAGATTAAGTTTCACAGATGTTTTTATGTATAGGTTATGGATTCAGTAATCCTAAGTTATAATCCTAATTTTCACTGCAACTCTCTGTTCTTAGGTTGATGATTACTATGATTCTCTGTAGTTCTCTTAGGAATCATTTCAGAATCTAAACTTTTTACAGTGATGTTGTAATAGTTATGGCCAAGAAGTTAAAGGCTAAGAAACAACCCTGGCGGTGGGGTTTTAGGTTTGTCGAGAGAgtacaatagttttttttttttttagtactCTGTTgagtaagatttttttttttaaatgaagtaATGCGTGTGTAGAGTTAAGAGAGAGCATCTTCATCATTTACATGATGGCACATGTGTGGTTTGTCTTAAAAACAATCTGGTGAACGAAACTGCATCTTTGAAGTCTCATCTTGTTGGCCTTTGCTAAATAGTATGGTATGATTTTATACTCTTTAGACTTGATTAGAATTAATAAATCTACACCATCACTTGTTGACAAGAAGAACCCTACCGTGAGTAATAATTTACGAGTCAATCAAAAGCACATTGAGATCGAGTAAATATGATTAGAAAAACCTGAATACGTAGAGCTAAATCGAAAATACATGTGTCCAACCAAATCATAGGTAGTTGGATTTTGCggttgaaataaaaaaaacttagaagACCTAAAATGAAATTGGAAAACATATAGTTCAAGGGTTGATCATATTTATGTCGAAAAGCGAAGCTAATCTCCTTAAGTAAATGTGGCTATGGTTTTGCTCCACAAAACATGGttgaaaatcaaaaatctaaactattaaaactgaaaaactattaaaaccgaagtacaaatagtacttaacccttagttttcctTAATAATTACAAACGAATGCCACTAACTTTATCTCTAAAATTTTTAGTCTAATTAAAAGGTCTACACGAATTtgaatatctattctattaaaatataagtacaCTTTAAAATTAACCCtaagacttttaaaatatttacaacataatgccactgaagtaattaataaacttaatattaaggattttttcttttcctaaTTCAATGCATAATTTCCTAAATTGATTCCACaacaaattcatgataaatcttaaatttaatatacattaatacTATAAATAAGTAGATAACCTCTTTCcataattatgtaatatattttaattttcatatatacatatatatatattatacattagtataaagaacaaatttaaagtgaaagcaaatatttatacggaaaaataattatacggtcacggatcaagctatagaaataaacaacaacattgcaaaattatttttaacaaatttattttaacagaaattatatttcaaaatatttttatatattttatgtatttataaatttattttatttgttttaagagatattaagattttggaattggaaaaaattatgatccacctctatattattttagttaggatatttaaaatttatataagaacattttattaaacttataaatataatttttattataactgtaaagattaattttcaatataaatttataattaaatattacaaatacatataatttaatataaacaaaaaacttaaaacataaaataaatacccgcccggtcgggcgggtcaaagTCTAGTGAACATTAAAACCCATTACATTAGTTTTGTGgttataaaattaacatatataacaCGGCTCGGCTTAATATATTATCGTTGTTTTGATCTTACAACAAACTTGGCTTAATaacatctttatatataaagaaaggtTGGATCCCTCCTGCTGACACGTCAGCATCCAGCTAGATAATTAGCTCTTTCTCGCGTCAACACGTGGCATCTCTGTATGAAACTCGGCGTTTCATTAAACCAGAAGTCGTGTTGGGCTTTGTGTGTTTTGTGTATTGTGATATATTTGGTCAGGGGCTTTCCGTGTGTATTGCCTAATGGACTCAAGCTTTTGTCACTTTCTCCTCTCCTCTAACCCTAACTgcacgtttttttttcttcactttgactCTACGGCGGCGTCGTCTGAGCTCCCTCTCCATTCCTGAAACGTCCGACGTTGAAACTTCATGTTTAATCCAATTGATTCCACCGTCCACTACGATGTATTCAATGCGCATGTCGTTGCTCCTAAGCCATGTGTAATCTTTTGCTATAAATATGGAGTTCTCCTCATCTCGAATTCATCATATCTTTCTATGTCTTTTGCTAAATAAAATCGTGTTCTTATGGCTAatacaagattttttttctcagaTTTGAGGTCCGGCCTATGCACCTCCGTCGTCGAGGCGAGAAACATCAAGTGGGTGGAAATGCTACTGGTTGACGTAAATGTAAGTTCTTTTTCCAGAACTCTATAGATCTGTCTTCAATTATTCAGTCGAATTTCTCTGCGTTTATTTAATctgataaaaatcaaaactttttttttttaaattaaaactttttGCAGGCCACTATAATGCAAGTGACCATCTACGTTAACCGGCTTCCAACATTCCAGCGTAAACTTGCCGCCGGGACGATGTAAACCATCTCCTGAAGAAGGCTTCCGGTTCTATAATCAAACAGAGCTGGTTGGATTGGCTAACACAAATACACAGGTTCCGGGTAAAGTAGTATTGTTTAGATTTGGGTTTTGTATCCCTAACATCATGTACTGATATGGatctacattttttttgtagacATCATTGGTGAGATCACTGCGGTTAAGAGTATTGTGACAGAGCCGCCGAAGATAATAACCGCGTTATGGTGACGATCAAACTGGAAGGGTATTTATTAtctattagttttttttgattatggttatctCGCACTTTTTGATCTTCTGCTTGCTGATGCAAAATGTGCAGTGATGTGGCTGTTACACTTAGCCTGTTTGACGCTCAGGCAGTTTCCTTTCACAAAAAACTGGAAGACATGACTCATGATCCAAAGGTGATTGTTGCCACTAGCATAAATCCAAAGATGGTTGGAGGTATGAGTTGTTCTATCCCGTACGGTATTACCTGATATAATGGAAATCGTATTTCTAAAAATCTTTATCTTGATGCGTAGGTCATTTGTTCCTCAATGCAACATCAGGAACCCATGTTtattttgacaaagaaacgaATGCAGGAGAATCTTGTTTCTACAAGTAAGCTGATCTGCTACTGtatgtatatgtgtatatcGACATATCTACGCTACTTACATCGTGTGTTTGTACATATTGGTGGCTAGGGACACTTGACTTCCGTCTGCCGCACCCCTTCTAAAGAGATATGCAAAGGTTGAGCCTGTGACAATTGTTGAGCTCAACAATTTTGTCATCACTGCTCCCTCACAGGTAGTATGGATATCAATGTATTTCAATATTGTAATAGATTTTACAATAGTCTATCTGCATGTGATGTTGGTGTAAAAATGTAGGAGATTGACTTCCTATGCAGTGGGAGAGTTTCACGCCAGATGGGATGTCAGTTCGTGAAACATTGCATCCGGAAAGGACAGTGGTGAGGCATCAGAGAATGTTGGAAAGGAGCCAGTCGGGAGCAGTAGGGAGACATCAGAGAATGCTGGAAAGGAGCCAGTTGGTGATGCACAGTATACGGCTTCCACGTCTTCTGAGTGGTCAAGAAGGGACGTGTTGCTTAAGATTGAGCATCAGTAGTTATGTTTTGATGCTATGAGCTTTAATAACGTTTATGCATTTCATTCCGTCTCGCGTTTCGCGTTTAAGCTTTCTCCAAGGGTTTTTTTcctaagatttttaaaaaatattactgtCTTTAATTGGTTGGAGacaagtttttaaatattagttttttttatacgTTGACAATCTTCGTATTATAACTCTTTGTCTACTATTCAGTTTGctaatctaaaaaccaaaaaaaatactatCACGATAAAAACATTAAGTTTATACAACTTTATGGAGTTTATTAGTTGACCATTAGTTAAcgattttatagtttatatgtaATAGGACTGTATTTTGCAgttcacatgtttttttttaaaggtaaTATTCTGAATTTCATGTTACAGATAAGATATTAATTCCGTCAAGGGACTCACTAATGTTTTGAATTTCAGCAATGAAGAGTCTTCTTCTCCAGCAAAAAAGAAGcttacaaaagaaagaaaatgatcCAGGTTGTTTAAACGTTTCTGTGTGgtagtttgtttgtttgtttttgtcgTCGGTAATTTGTTTAAAAGGTTTatcatttagtttggtttttgtcgtatttttcatttgtaaaattttgaaagttcatGAAGAATAGCCATAAATTATCAAAcaccaaacacataaaaataaaaatctaaatcccCATGCCTCCATGATCAAATTATGATAACACAATATACATCAAAATATAGAGCTGATGTAGCATTCATCGAAACCAAATCTACAAAAAAATGTCAAACCAACTCAATTCCAAACTGTCTCAAATTCATATTGAGTTGTATCAAGACCGTAacatgaaaatttatttaaaagaacaGATAAACGAATCATCCGAgcccaaaacaaaataaacaacaagTTATTTCCctaattatgatttaatttctttttaaaaaataaataaatcgaaTACTAAAATTGAACTACCATGACTCCATGAGTAAACTGAAAAATTTAACCCACATATAATCCATCTCCGATCAAACCATTGACCAtacttaaaaacataaataattttcatacgTACCACTTTGATTCACCATTTTGACACACAAACAACAAGATCAAAAAACAATAATACaaactaaaataacaaaaaaaaaatcagatcccgcccgtagggcggaccGACCCTAGTTAACATATATAACACGGTTCAATCTGAAATATCAGTACCCATATCAGTAACCCGGATGATATTTAAATTGAAACTTTAAAATTGctactaaatatttatagttaagaaaatagaaaatatcatTAAGCcagattatatttaaaacatgaaTTACATACAATTGCAATATTTTCCGATCCAGTATATAGTAACTGTAAATAAGATTTGAATTATCTAACTATCTAAAAATTTCATAGATAATTTTCAcactaattataattttttgaaaaaaaaattgtttgaaatattaggaatttttatgtttttcgtAATTATTCAAATCCATGTGTAtctccataattttttttttaaatcattgaccgttttaataacttaacaaGAATCACATTAACAATGAAGCAATCAACTTGCAAATCGAtgccaaacaaaaaatatatcaacttGCAAATCACGCGTCGGTATATTCTATGCTATAAAGTATTTACAAAGATTTATGATATTACCATTGTAAATCTTGCAAATCATTCTATTTAATTTAgtcaaaacataaatatgtacacagaatattcatatatatatattcactgTCTTAATAGCTTGCTTTAAcaacaacataaaatataactaccaTATTAACCACAAAGATTTCGAACTTTCAAATCAGGCTTTAAtcttatatgtaaaatatttatattattaaaggtgaagtacaCAATTTGGACAAGAATGGATGATCATCATATTACATGGGTTGGTGTTTCTGAAAGCCACTTCGGTACACATCGTGTTCTTGTTGTAGATCCGACCATAAGGCTTCAGCAAGGTGCTACATGCTGGGCTTTCGGCCTAGGAAGGCATCTGAATGCTCTGTTAAAGAGGGCTGGGCTCA
It encodes:
- the LOC108852122 gene encoding uncharacterized protein LOC108852122 → MNLKQYFHTHRPHDLGSNSAWSTPFVGAPSSPSRGAPPGYFFSEPSSPIHFFMCSAAPSENNTKLDSSTPGDSEFEFSSRLSSSSSGPIGGVPMTSAEELFPNGLIKPMKLSSSSTHLQRPQILAPLLDLETEEEEALRDGGVNRRGRDLKLRSGTVQWSQEEEEVKECIRKLPEDYEDETKNNKTETAPSCSRSSSYGRNSKKWIFLKDLLHRSKSEGRGNGKEKLWSNVSFSPVNLKEKKLKSEDAAAVERQKQPPPAKRSPITGKPTNGIANRRGVQPSAHELHYTTNRAQAEEMKMRTYLPYRHGLFGCLGFSSKGYSAFNGLARSLNPVSSG